The window TAAGGAGGCATTGATCATCATGACAGGACTATCAACAAAGAGGCAACGGCATGGTTCAGCCGTTGCCCATAATCAAATGTATTCGACTTTTAGAAGGCCAGGGAATCCCTCACCTCACCACAATGCAGCATTTTATCGCCGAAATAGGGATTCAGGATCTCATCACTCTTGCTCAGCCAGGCAGCACCGGTATTATCGAATGCCATGGGGCAATACTGCTGGTAAACTTTCTGGCCATCATAGCGAACGGTCCTTACCAGGTCATACATGGCATCAGAGATCAGTTGGAACTCCTTGCGTTTCGCTTCAATGTCCTTAGCGGCAGCCAGGGAGGCTGCATTTCCTTTGATGGTACCCAGGAAACTGGCAGCAGTGGTCTTTACTTCTGCCTCCAGTTCATCCAGCTTTACCGTATCAATGGACCTTTCAATGAATACAACGGCAGCATTGGCCCTTGCCGTATCACTGGCCACCAGCGCGTCTTTCAGGCCATAATAGGCATTCAGCAGGTCAGCAAATCCGGCATTGAAGGCCTCGGAATGCGCAGATTTGGCTTTCTCGGCAGGCGCTTCGGCTTTGTTTTCAGCCGGAGCATCGGAACTATTACAGGCAACGAAGAAGGCCAGGGCCACCATTGCCGAAAGGATCTTTTTCATAGCGGGAATTTTTTCCAAAAGTACAGGATTAAGGCGTCCCCGATTTCAACTACCTTTGCGCCGCATGTTAGTAGGATTCAACAATATCACATTCGAGTTTGGTGCACGCGTCATTGTGGAAGACGCCACCTGGCATATTCAACCCAATGAAAGGATCGGCCTTATTGGCTATAACGGAACGGGAAAATCCACCCTGCTTAAGGTGATGGTGGGCGACTACCTGCCCTCCAAGGGAACGGTAGAGCGGAGTAAGGGCACCACCATTGGCTACCTGCACCAGGACCTGCTGAGCTTTGATACCAATAATTCCATCCTGGAAGTGGCGCTGAGTGCATTTGAAAGGGTGCAGCAGCTGGAAAAGGAAATTGAGGAACTGGGAAAGGAACTGGAAAGGACCGGTGACGAAAAGACCCTTATCGCCTATACCGATAAACTGCATGAACTGGAAACCCTTGACGGTTACAATATCCACCACCGGACAGAAGAGGTGCTGCATGGACTGGGCTTTACCCAGGAAGACCTTCAACGCCCCTACCGGGAATTCAGTGGTGGCTGGCGCATGAGGGTATTGCTGGCCAAGATGATCCTTGCAGCACCCGACCTATTGTTGCTGGATGAACCGACCAACCACCTCGACCTTCCATCCATTGAATGGCTGGAAAAATACCTGCAGCATTATAAGGGTGCAGTGGTGATCGTGAGCCACGATAAATTTTTCCTGAACCGAATGGTCACCAAGATCGTGGAGTTGTACCAGCGCCAGTTGCACATCTATAATGGCAACTACGATTTCTATGAAACGGAAAAGGCCCTGAGGATCGAGATGCAGCAAAGGGCCTTTGAGAACCAGCAGGAATATATCCGCCAGCAGGAACGATTCATTGAACGTTTCAAGGCCAAGGCATCGAAGGCAGCCCAGGCGCAAAGTGCCTTAAAGCGGCTGGAAAAGATCGATCGCATTGAAGATGTTGAACTGGAAAGGCCTAATATCAAGATCAATTTCCGGGTGGACAAAACGCCGGGTAAGGTGCTCGTTGAATTAAAGGATATCACCAAGTCATTTGGGAAAAACCTGATTGTTAGCCATACGAATGGAGAGATCGACCGTGGTGACAAGATCGCCCTGATCGGTGCCAATGGGAAGGGTAAATCCACCCTGCTCAGGATCATTGCCGGAACGGAGCAATTTGACGGTGAAAGGAAATGGGGGCATAACGTGGAAGAAAGCTTTTATGCACAGCACCAACTGGAAGCCCTAGACCTGAACAATACCCTGCTGGAAGAGATGAAGTCCTGCGGCAGCCAGAAAACGGAACAGGAACTTAGAACACTATTGGGCTGCTTCCTGTTCAGCGGTGATGATACGGACAAAAAGATCAAGGTGTTGAGCGGAGGTGAAAAAGCAAGGGTTGCATTGGCCAAGACCATTGTGAGCAAGGCCAATTTCCTGCTGCTGGATGAACCGACCAACCACCTGGATATCCATTCAGTGGAACTGTTGATCGAAGCACTCAATAAATACGAAGGCACCTTCATCCTGGTCAGCCACGACCGTTATTTCATCTCTAATACAGCCAACAAGATCTGGGAGATCGTAGACCACCAGATCAAGGAGTTCAAGGGAACCTACCAGGAATGGATGGACTGGAAAGAAAGGATGGCGAAGCAGGCAGCAGAAGCAGAGAAGAAAGCTGCCGCACCGGTACAGGTAAAGCAAGAAGTAGTGATCGCTCCTGCACCGGAGAAAGCTGTTCCCAACCAACCCATCAACAAGGAGTTGCGCAAAGAATTGCAGCGACTGCAAAAACAGTTCAATAACCTGGAGGACAGGATCGCAAAAGTTAAGGAAAAGAAGACAGAACTGGAACTGGCTCTGGCCGCACCTGATACCTATTCGGACAGTAAGAAGTTCTCCGAAACCGAGTCAGCTTACAAGCAAGCCACCGAAGAACTGAATAAACTCAATGCTGAATATGAAACCATTTTCGAAAAGATCATGGAAATGGAATCCGGCCTGTAATCATTCGACATAGTTAGCTACACATTTGAAAAAAGATTTATCTTTCCCGATAAATCTTTTTTTGTTGATGTATCGCCTATTGCTCCTGATAATCCTGGTCCTTCCCCCTACCCTTATCCAGGCCCAAAAAAGCCAGCGCCCTAAGATTGGTCTGACGCTCAGTGGTGGAGGTGCCAAAGGGCTTGCTCATATAGGCATCCTGAAAGCCATTGATTCTGCCGGACTCCAAATAGATTATGTAACGGGAACCTCCATGGGGGCCATCGTTGGCAGTTTGTATGCTATTGGTTATTCCGGTGACAGCATTTTACAGATTGCCAGGAATATGGACTGGTTTACATTGTTAAGCAACCGTTCTTCCCTGAATGATTTTATCATGGAGGAAAAACCGGAGTATGGAAGGTACGCCGTTGAATTACCGTTGCAAAGGGGAAGGTTCAGCCTGCCATCCGGACTGCTGGAGTCGGAGGAACTTTGGCTGAAGTTTGAGGAATTGTTCTTTCCTGCCCACGGCATCCATGATTTCAATAAATTCTACCGGCCATTCAAGTGTATTGCCACAGACCTTGCCACAGGCGAAGCAGTGGTATTGGACAAAGGAGATATTATATCGGCTGTTCGATCCAGCATGGCCATACCATCGGTATTTACTGCAGTTACTATCGATGGCCAGAAACTTGTGGATGGTGGCCTGATCAGGAATTTCCCGGTCAGTGATGTCAGGAAAATGGGTTCAGACATTACCATAGGTAGCAGCGTTAGTTCCGGATTGCTGTCAGCCGATAAGCTCAACTCGCCGATCCAGATCCTCATGCAGATCGCCTTCTATAAGGAAGCGGAACTGAGTAAGAAGGAAGTGGACCTATGTGATATCTATATCCCCCACCCGGTTGATGAATACTCTTCCGCCAGTTTCAACATGAGCGACTCCATCATAAAAATCGGGCTGGAGATGGGAAAACAATACTATCCCCATTTCAAGCGGATGGCAGATTCATTGAACGCTATTTATGGGAAACAGGAAAAGGAAGCCTATACCTTCCCGCCATCCACCGTTAAGATCCGCCATATCATTAGCGATAGTTTGCGCTATGTCAGCAAGGCATTCCTGAACAGGATGCTGGGACTCAAGGAGGGCGGCACTTATAATGTACAGCAGTTGGAAGAAGCTATCCGCCAGGCCTATGGTACCCGGTATTTCAGTCGCTTGTATTATGAACTCGTTCCTGTAGCGCCCGGTGTAGCAGATATGAAATTGAATGTGGAGGAAAACGCCGAGATAACGGCCAAGCTGGCGATCAATTACACAACATTCAGCAATATCATGCTGATTGGCAACCTCAGCTTCAGGGATGCATTGGGAAAGAACAGCAGGAGCAGTGTGTCCGTTGGCTTGTCAGAAAACCCAAGGGTTCGATTGGAACATACCCAGGTCTTTGGCAGTAAAAAATTCCCCTTATCATGGGTAAGTGAATACTACCTGGAGCGCCAGGAATTCACCAATTTTGCCAACTACCGTTCGGTTGGCGTTTACCGTGAGTATAGCAGCTATTTTGATACCAGGCTTCAATTGGCCTTTAAACGCAAGCAAAGCTTAGCCCTGGGTATGCACTGGGAAAGGGTTTCACTCAGGCCCCTCACTGTTTCCCAGATCGATATTGATGGAAAGAATACCTATCTCGAAAACTACGTGCGCTATGAATACAATTCACACGACAGGTTGTTCTTGCCCAGGAAAGGCACCTACCTGTTGCTGGAGCCCTCCATCATTTACAGCCAAAACCCGGATGCAATGGTCAAATCGAATGCGGTACCTGTTGCAGACCTTGATTCACTGGGGATTGATTTCGGGGCATTTGCAAGGGTAAAGTTCATGATCGAAAAGGTCTTTCCCATCAGGAGAAAGCATTTCATTACCCTTCAGTCGGAAGCCAATATGAACTTCAATACCTCCCAGTTTTTATTCCATGATTTCCTGATCGGTGGTATGCAGCCCATGATGCGCAACCAGGTGAGTTTTGGTGGCTTGCAGGATGCCATGCTGAGGGCCAACAGCCTGGTAAAAGGGGGCATCAACTGGCGATACCAGTTCAGCAGCAGCTTGTATGCCGCTGCTGGGTTCAACCTGATGTACCATTCCTTCCTCAGGGAAACCTTCAATTCAGAAACCAATGCATGGGTAACCGGTACAACCTTTACCCTGGGTGTTGATTCACCCATTGGCCCGCTGGAATTCAGCTTCATGTACAGCAATAACAGTAAGCTGCTGAAAAACTATGTAAACCTCGGTTACCGCTTCACCAGGAAAATGTTCTAACGGAGATCAATACGCGATTTAACAAAATCGCTGACCAGGAAAGAGATCAACTTACCCATTTCCTCGTTCTTGCGACCATCACTCAGTTGGGTTGCCCCCTCG is drawn from Flavihumibacter rivuli and contains these coding sequences:
- a CDS encoding ABC-F family ATP-binding cassette domain-containing protein, encoding MLVGFNNITFEFGARVIVEDATWHIQPNERIGLIGYNGTGKSTLLKVMVGDYLPSKGTVERSKGTTIGYLHQDLLSFDTNNSILEVALSAFERVQQLEKEIEELGKELERTGDEKTLIAYTDKLHELETLDGYNIHHRTEEVLHGLGFTQEDLQRPYREFSGGWRMRVLLAKMILAAPDLLLLDEPTNHLDLPSIEWLEKYLQHYKGAVVIVSHDKFFLNRMVTKIVELYQRQLHIYNGNYDFYETEKALRIEMQQRAFENQQEYIRQQERFIERFKAKASKAAQAQSALKRLEKIDRIEDVELERPNIKINFRVDKTPGKVLVELKDITKSFGKNLIVSHTNGEIDRGDKIALIGANGKGKSTLLRIIAGTEQFDGERKWGHNVEESFYAQHQLEALDLNNTLLEEMKSCGSQKTEQELRTLLGCFLFSGDDTDKKIKVLSGGEKARVALAKTIVSKANFLLLDEPTNHLDIHSVELLIEALNKYEGTFILVSHDRYFISNTANKIWEIVDHQIKEFKGTYQEWMDWKERMAKQAAEAEKKAAAPVQVKQEVVIAPAPEKAVPNQPINKELRKELQRLQKQFNNLEDRIAKVKEKKTELELALAAPDTYSDSKKFSETESAYKQATEELNKLNAEYETIFEKIMEMESGL
- a CDS encoding DUF3347 domain-containing protein — encoded protein: MKKILSAMVALAFFVACNSSDAPAENKAEAPAEKAKSAHSEAFNAGFADLLNAYYGLKDALVASDTARANAAVVFIERSIDTVKLDELEAEVKTTAASFLGTIKGNAASLAAAKDIEAKRKEFQLISDAMYDLVRTVRYDGQKVYQQYCPMAFDNTGAAWLSKSDEILNPYFGDKMLHCGEVRDSLAF
- a CDS encoding patatin-like phospholipase family protein — its product is MYRLLLLIILVLPPTLIQAQKSQRPKIGLTLSGGGAKGLAHIGILKAIDSAGLQIDYVTGTSMGAIVGSLYAIGYSGDSILQIARNMDWFTLLSNRSSLNDFIMEEKPEYGRYAVELPLQRGRFSLPSGLLESEELWLKFEELFFPAHGIHDFNKFYRPFKCIATDLATGEAVVLDKGDIISAVRSSMAIPSVFTAVTIDGQKLVDGGLIRNFPVSDVRKMGSDITIGSSVSSGLLSADKLNSPIQILMQIAFYKEAELSKKEVDLCDIYIPHPVDEYSSASFNMSDSIIKIGLEMGKQYYPHFKRMADSLNAIYGKQEKEAYTFPPSTVKIRHIISDSLRYVSKAFLNRMLGLKEGGTYNVQQLEEAIRQAYGTRYFSRLYYELVPVAPGVADMKLNVEENAEITAKLAINYTTFSNIMLIGNLSFRDALGKNSRSSVSVGLSENPRVRLEHTQVFGSKKFPLSWVSEYYLERQEFTNFANYRSVGVYREYSSYFDTRLQLAFKRKQSLALGMHWERVSLRPLTVSQIDIDGKNTYLENYVRYEYNSHDRLFLPRKGTYLLLEPSIIYSQNPDAMVKSNAVPVADLDSLGIDFGAFARVKFMIEKVFPIRRKHFITLQSEANMNFNTSQFLFHDFLIGGMQPMMRNQVSFGGLQDAMLRANSLVKGGINWRYQFSSSLYAAAGFNLMYHSFLRETFNSETNAWVTGTTFTLGVDSPIGPLEFSFMYSNNSKLLKNYVNLGYRFTRKMF